A segment of the Candidatus Epulonipiscium sp. genome:
CCAAGCTTAGGAATTAAAAAATACACAAAAGATATACAAATAATAGAATTAATAACATTGTTTTTAAATGTAGTCATTTGCTGTCCTAAACCATTTAATATACCCCCTAAAGTTGATTGGAGATAAAAAAATGGACATATCCATGCCATGGAATAGAGCATACTACCAACATCAGCTTGCTTATAAATTGCTAGCCCTAATTCTTTTGGAAAGACAGAAAAGATACAAGTGGCTCCGATGCCTATTAGGCAGGTAAAATGAATCGATTTTGATACTGTGCGGAGGATTTGTTTGGTATTTTTGACTGCGGAGGCTTCAGAAACAGCAGGGATTAATGCCATGGATAAAGAGCCTGTAAGCATAGAGGGGAAAAATATTAAAGGCATTGCCATGCCACTGAATTTTCCATACACTCCTATAGCCTCGCTATTGGTCATGCCAAAAAGTTGAAGCTGGATGGGAATCAAGATATTTTCAATGGAACTAAGTATTGAAGTTACAAATCTGCTGCCAGTTAAGGGTATTGCCATGGATAGTAAAATACCATAGGATTGAAATAGGGTTAAAGAAGGTTTTTTGGAAAGCTTTTTCTTGCTTTTATTTCTCTTGTAAGAGATAAAGATATAAAGAAATGAGGCAATTTCCCCTATACACATTCCAAGTACGGCTAAGGCACAGGCATAAGACAATCCCTTAGGTATAAAAAGACCAGCTAAAAAATATATTACCATCATCCTTGTTACTTGTTCTAATACTTGGGATATGGCTGGTTTTGACATTTTTTGCATTCCATAAAAGTATCCCTTTATAGAGGAGGCAGCTGCCATAAAAGGAACACAGGAAGCAAGAATTTTCAGGGCTAGAATCGTTCTGGGTTCCCGGATTACCAAAGTAGCTAAAAAGGGAGCAAAAATATAAATAATTGCAGAAATAACACATCCAATACCGATGGATAAACCCACAGAAATTTTTAGTATTCGGTGCATATTTCCATACTCCCTTTTTGCATTTTCTTGGGCAATTAATTTTGAAACACTAAGGGATATGCCGGAGGCAGAGAGTGTCCAAGCAAGCATATAGATAGGAAAAATTAATTGAAATAAGCCCATACCTTCTGCACCGATTAAATTAGACATATAGATTCTATAAATAAAACCTAGAATTCTTGTAATAAAACTGGCAACAGTCAATATAAGTGCCCCTGTTACCACATTTTTTTTAGACATGTAATACCCTCTTTCAATATGGATGGTACTACAATTTATTCTAAGGAAGGTTGTACTATACCAACTAATATTTATTGTAAAGTCTTTTTTCTAGATCCAAAAGATATTTCTTCCTCCATACTCCTTCTGCATAACCTACTAGGTTCCCATTGGCTCCTATAACCCTATGACAGGGAATAATAATTGCAATAGGGTTGTTATGATTTGCATTTCCCACAGCCCTTGCGCCCTTAGGATTTTTAATCATTTCCGCTATTTCTTTGTATGTAGAGGTTTTGCCATAGGGGATGCTCACAAGGGCGGACCAAACCTTTTTTTGAAAGTCAGTTCCATTGATTAATAAAGGAATCGAGAATAAATTCCTTTTGCCTTTAAAATATTCATCTAATTGAGTGATACATTCGGTTAAACAAGTAGGAACGCTATCTTCAATAATAGTAGCAGTTTTTTCACAAAAACTTATGGATGTAATACCTTCTTCATAACCGGATATTTTTATATAGCCAATGGGGGAATCATAATATAAAAAGTATTCATTCACATTTTCAGCTCCTTCCATATAAATATTTGGATTATAGATTGTAATTATATACTATGATGTTTTAGTTGTGAACCCCATGTATTTTTTGTATAATGAAGGGTAGAAATTACAAAAGATATGCCATTAAGAAAATAAGGAAGTGAACTACGATGGATATTAATGAATGGAAAAGGCTACTAATTCCATATAAACAAGCGGTAGAAGAGCTCAAGGTTAAATTTAAAAGTCTTAGAGATGAATATAGAAAATTAGACGAATATTCCCCTATTGAATTTGTTACAGGAAGAGTAAAGAAAATATCCAGTATTTTAGAAAAGGCTAAAAAGAAAGACATATCTATAAATGAAATAGAAGAAAGGATAGAAGACATAGCTGGAATCCGAATAATGTGCCAATTTGTTAAGGATATCGATAAAGTCGTTGAATTAATAAGAAATAGGGATGGAAAGGATTTAAAGATAATAGAGGAAAGAGATTATGTTAAAAATATTAAGGATAGTGGATATAGGAGTTACCATATAATAATATTATATCCCGTTCAAACATCTCTAGGAGAAAAAAAGATACTAACGGAAATTCAGATTCGGACCTTAGCAATGAATTTTTGGGCAACTATAGAGCATTCCTTAAGGTATAAATACAATAAAGATATGCCTAAGTATATACATAAGCGATTGATAAAGGCGGCAGAAGCAGCTTTTACCCTAGACCAAGAAATGGCTGAAATAAGACAAGAAGTTTTAAAAGCCCAAGAGCTATTTCAGACAAAATCGAATGTTGTGGCAGATATATTTAGAAGTATCCAAAACCTGTACAATATAAGTGAATTAGAGGAGGCAGGGGAGCTATATCAAAAGTTTTGGGAACTATGGGAAGAAGGAGACTTACAAAAATTAGAGGAATTCAATAGAAAATTAGATACTTTAGCAGAAGTATATGGTGCACAAAGATTAATGTAATTAATATACATCCAAGAAAAAATCCTGTCCCCCTTTGGAGCGACAGGATTTTAAATTTTTCTACTATGCATTTTTGGGTTTTTGTCCAAAATACTGATAATAATCGACCTTAATTCTTCCATTATACAATTTTCTTCTTTTATTTGCTTTTTTGCCATATAGGGATTCGAATGCTTCAACAGAAGTAAGGATATATGTAGACCATGTGGGTTCGTTTTTAAAAATTTGACCGAGGGTATTATACAGCTTGGCTACTTCTTTTTCTTCTCCAAGTCTTTCACCATAAGGGGGATTGCTAATCAAAATCCCATAGGGTTTATCTATTATTATTTTTTTTACGTCTTTTACTTCGAAATTAATACAATCATCCACTCCTGCCTCTAGGGCATTTTCTTTAGCTATTTCTATAGCTTTAGGATTAATATCCGATGCATTAATATTTAATACAATATCATGATTAATTTTTCTAAATGCTGATGTCCTTTCCATTTTCCATATTTCTTTCCCAATCTGGGGCCATGATTCACAGGCAAAATTTCTATTTAATCCAGGGGCAATATTTTTTCCTATTAAGGCTGCCTCTATAGGAATAGTGCCAGAGCCACAAAAAAAGTCATATAGGGCTCTCTTTTTGTTCCAATAACTAATTTGAATAAGAGCAGATGCTAATGTTTCCTTAGGTGGAGCCTCTACCGCCTCATTTCTATATCCCCTTTTATGGAGACCAATTCCACTGGTGTCGATAGTAAGAGTTGCCACATCTTTTAAAATAGATATTTGTACCGTATATTCAGGACCTG
Coding sequences within it:
- a CDS encoding methylated-DNA--[protein]-cysteine S-methyltransferase → MEGAENVNEYFLYYDSPIGYIKISGYEEGITSISFCEKTATIIEDSVPTCLTECITQLDEYFKGKRNLFSIPLLINGTDFQKKVWSALVSIPYGKTSTYKEIAEMIKNPKGARAVGNANHNNPIAIIIPCHRVIGANGNLVGYAEGVWRKKYLLDLEKRLYNKY
- a CDS encoding class I SAM-dependent RNA methyltransferase; the protein is MENLTLIATAPFGLESVVKNELVTLGYKDVLASDGKVTFTGDIESIVHTNLWLRSADRVLLKIGEFNAFSFEELFEKTKALPWEEWITQDAKFTVLGKSVKSKLYSIPDCQSIVKKAIVEKLKQKYHIDWFPETGPEYTVQISILKDVATLTIDTSGIGLHKRGYRNEAVEAPPKETLASALIQISYWNKKRALYDFFCGSGTIPIEAALIGKNIAPGLNRNFACESWPQIGKEIWKMERTSAFRKINHDIVLNINASDINPKAIEIAKENALEAGVDDCINFEVKDVKKIIIDKPYGILISNPPYGERLGEEKEVAKLYNTLGQIFKNEPTWSTYILTSVEAFESLYGKKANKRRKLYNGRIKVDYYQYFGQKPKNA
- the spoVB gene encoding stage V sporulation protein B — protein: MSKKNVVTGALILTVASFITRILGFIYRIYMSNLIGAEGMGLFQLIFPIYMLAWTLSASGISLSVSKLIAQENAKREYGNMHRILKISVGLSIGIGCVISAIIYIFAPFLATLVIREPRTILALKILASCVPFMAAASSIKGYFYGMQKMSKPAISQVLEQVTRMMVIYFLAGLFIPKGLSYACALAVLGMCIGEIASFLYIFISYKRNKSKKKLSKKPSLTLFQSYGILLSMAIPLTGSRFVTSILSSIENILIPIQLQLFGMTNSEAIGVYGKFSGMAMPLIFFPSMLTGSLSMALIPAVSEASAVKNTKQILRTVSKSIHFTCLIGIGATCIFSVFPKELGLAIYKQADVGSMLYSMAWICPFFYLQSTLGGILNGLGQQMTTFKNNVINSIICISFVYFLIPKLGLLGFIWGVIVSSIVTTLLHLGKVLKFTSITLELNKWIIKPALAATATGLTTKYLMNTYFLAKFPLKFSLFLTLIITCITYIVFLFLLQSISKDDVRMLKDSI
- a CDS encoding GTP pyrophosphokinase family protein, which codes for MDINEWKRLLIPYKQAVEELKVKFKSLRDEYRKLDEYSPIEFVTGRVKKISSILEKAKKKDISINEIEERIEDIAGIRIMCQFVKDIDKVVELIRNRDGKDLKIIEERDYVKNIKDSGYRSYHIIILYPVQTSLGEKKILTEIQIRTLAMNFWATIEHSLRYKYNKDMPKYIHKRLIKAAEAAFTLDQEMAEIRQEVLKAQELFQTKSNVVADIFRSIQNLYNISELEEAGELYQKFWELWEEGDLQKLEEFNRKLDTLAEVYGAQRLM